One stretch of Planococcus sp. PAMC 21323 DNA includes these proteins:
- a CDS encoding YtxH domain-containing protein: protein MSRNKDQFNGNDSQNNQDYYSQGGQNSGKNYQQSNYVPQSYGASNRYDDLYDYEESSGGSNFLVGILVGGVIGAAAALFLAPKSGKEFQADLKTQATTLKEKASQQADFSEDGSGFAQQLKEQSSKVVEKVKNMKAGSSPMDDGTASSEGEESIDLLSTVQNTSTQSETKSSEEFTSTANALKQAVEEVKEEKKSDSSSMTAGNTGSNMNSNTANASKGPNTTSSNNNSNKSSNGSNKNYDKKN from the coding sequence ATGAGCAGAAATAAAGATCAATTTAATGGTAACGATTCACAAAATAATCAAGACTATTATTCACAAGGTGGTCAAAACAGTGGTAAAAATTATCAACAAAGCAATTATGTGCCTCAGTCTTACGGTGCATCTAATCGCTATGATGATCTTTACGATTACGAAGAATCATCTGGCGGTTCAAACTTCTTAGTTGGTATTTTAGTTGGGGGAGTTATTGGAGCAGCTGCTGCTTTATTCCTTGCACCTAAATCAGGTAAAGAATTCCAAGCGGATCTTAAAACGCAAGCAACAACACTTAAAGAAAAAGCATCACAACAAGCAGATTTTAGCGAAGATGGTTCTGGCTTTGCGCAGCAATTAAAAGAACAGTCTAGTAAAGTAGTTGAAAAAGTGAAAAATATGAAAGCTGGAAGTTCTCCAATGGATGATGGCACAGCTTCATCTGAAGGCGAGGAGTCAATTGACCTTCTTTCAACAGTTCAAAACACATCGACTCAATCTGAAACGAAAAGTTCTGAAGAATTCACATCAACTGCAAATGCCTTGAAGCAAGCAGTTGAAGAAGTCAAAGAAGAAAAAAAATCAGATTCGAGTTCGATGACAGCTGGCAACACGGGCAGCAATATGAACAGCAACACAGCAAATGCAAGCAAAGGTCCAAACACGACCAGCAGCAACAACAACAGCAATAAATCGTCAAATGGATCAAACAAAAACTACGACAAAAAGAATTAG
- a CDS encoding YtnP family quorum-quenching lactonase: MQNFQFHEMNLTWLDGGTTFLDGGTMFGVVPKVIWSKRYPVNEKNQIELPTHPILVQFEGHNILIDSGLGDGKLTERQLRNLGVSEQSRVEENLAELGLKPEDIDTVLMTHLHGDHAAGLTKWQGEELVSTFPNAKIHVSAVEWHEMQNPNIRSRNTYWKENWEPIVDQVETFEGEKNLFGAITMIHTGGHSNGHSVVKMTSGDETILHMGDIMPTHAHQNPLWVLAFDDYPMDSIYAKEKLMKEALENGYYFSFYHDAYYRVLKWSTDGKEIMESLVRKEKNV; the protein is encoded by the coding sequence ATGCAGAATTTTCAATTTCACGAAATGAACTTAACTTGGCTTGATGGAGGAACTACATTTTTAGACGGTGGTACGATGTTTGGGGTAGTACCAAAAGTCATTTGGTCGAAACGGTATCCGGTCAATGAAAAAAATCAAATCGAATTGCCAACACATCCAATACTTGTTCAATTTGAAGGGCATAATATATTGATTGATAGCGGTCTTGGTGATGGCAAATTGACTGAGCGTCAATTGCGCAATTTAGGCGTCTCAGAACAATCACGTGTAGAGGAAAACCTAGCGGAGCTTGGCCTAAAACCTGAAGACATTGATACTGTATTAATGACTCATTTACATGGAGATCATGCTGCAGGTCTAACAAAGTGGCAAGGAGAAGAGTTGGTTTCGACTTTCCCAAATGCCAAAATTCATGTGTCAGCTGTTGAGTGGCATGAAATGCAAAACCCGAACATCCGGTCACGAAATACATACTGGAAAGAAAATTGGGAGCCAATTGTCGACCAAGTTGAAACCTTTGAAGGTGAAAAAAACTTGTTCGGTGCAATTACCATGATTCATACCGGTGGTCACTCAAATGGTCACAGTGTTGTTAAAATGACCAGTGGCGATGAAACGATTTTGCATATGGGCGATATTATGCCAACGCATGCCCATCAAAATCCATTATGGGTATTAGCCTTTGATGACTATCCAATGGATTCAATTTATGCTAAAGAAAAGTTGATGAAAGAAGCATTGGAAAATGGTTATTATTTCAGCTTTTACCACGATGCTTATTACCGCGTCTTAAAATGGAGCACAGATGGCAAAGAAATTATGGAATCGTTAGTTCGCAAAGAAAAGAATGTATAA
- a CDS encoding DNA translocase FtsK, producing the protein MSWIKNVWNRMFTDTDDVEEIDKEIIYEEAPTEKKEKAPFRFPLIPDEEIDGFTYDTKRPEPRAKMPIFDERERESYRNEVERPVMGPKEAPSRSLPKPKPKRKAPELPIQNARRFEPSRSVSPVHGYNVSRPEPIQKKVEEQRESKLDREMYDEAIQEKARAGFHKPRIKVEPEIRSSYEKESVQQPKTEVKRESPATSVVSNTVAFVIEAREREEKALLLKEEALERETELLESSPEIEPVSKGEEVEAIVEVESEVQPEVEIELVTVDQEANTVAELTSVEQPETEIELFTTEQDLEVQPELDVEAYAVSETKSETEEVEETMVQEVKLDTKTQVAPKREKTVPFNVLMLKSDKESLKNKDKSLSVTEPNYENPVAQVIEAEKKTANLVEQVEPQSDLIESVEPKAYQLPLPEYLMAPENDRKDEEWMEEQGERLVEALSHFQVKAEILSTVQGPAVTQFELKVAQGVKVSKIRNLADDLKLALAARDIRIQAPIPGKSSIGIEIPNRTSRAVRISEIIDSAVFEESESPLEAALGLDLTGKPVTLDLRKMPHGLIAGATGSGKSVCINSILVSLLYKSSPRDLKLLLIDPKMVELAPYNHIPHLVSPVITDVKAATASLKWAVEEMERRYQLFAHSEVRDISRYNKRVKEKGHHAQHLPYILIVIDELADLMMMSPSDVEDSICRIAQKARACGIHLVIATQRPSVDVITGLIKSNIPTRIAFSVSSQVDSRTILDSQGAERLLGKGDMLYLGNGMSAPSRLQGTFVTDEEIEKVIEHVRLQGKPEYFFKEEELIKRSESPAEQDDLFEDACRFIMKQESASTSLLQRKFHIGYNRAARLMDLIEQHGFISEQNGSKARTVLITENEIERVFS; encoded by the coding sequence ATGAGCTGGATTAAAAACGTATGGAATCGCATGTTCACAGATACGGATGATGTCGAAGAAATTGACAAAGAAATCATCTATGAAGAGGCCCCGACCGAGAAAAAAGAAAAAGCACCATTTCGTTTTCCGCTTATTCCAGATGAAGAAATAGATGGGTTTACCTATGATACAAAACGTCCCGAGCCGCGTGCTAAAATGCCGATTTTTGATGAGCGAGAAAGAGAAAGTTACCGTAATGAAGTAGAAAGACCGGTTATGGGACCTAAAGAAGCGCCAAGTCGCTCATTACCGAAACCAAAACCAAAACGCAAAGCACCAGAACTGCCTATACAAAACGCTCGTCGTTTTGAACCAAGTCGTTCAGTTTCACCAGTTCATGGCTATAACGTTTCGCGACCTGAACCTATCCAAAAAAAGGTAGAGGAGCAGCGTGAAAGTAAACTAGATCGTGAGATGTATGACGAAGCTATTCAAGAAAAAGCAAGAGCTGGATTCCATAAACCAAGAATAAAGGTAGAGCCTGAAATCCGTTCTTCTTATGAAAAAGAGTCGGTTCAACAACCGAAGACAGAAGTTAAACGCGAATCACCAGCAACGAGCGTTGTATCGAATACAGTGGCATTTGTTATAGAAGCACGAGAGCGAGAAGAAAAAGCTTTATTATTAAAAGAAGAAGCTTTAGAAAGAGAAACAGAGCTACTCGAATCATCTCCAGAAATCGAGCCGGTTTCAAAAGGTGAAGAAGTAGAGGCAATTGTTGAAGTAGAATCCGAAGTGCAGCCAGAAGTGGAAATTGAACTAGTAACAGTAGATCAAGAAGCAAATACAGTTGCCGAGTTAACATCTGTAGAACAGCCAGAAACAGAAATTGAATTGTTTACAACAGAACAAGATTTAGAAGTGCAACCAGAGTTGGATGTAGAAGCGTATGCTGTTTCTGAAACAAAATCAGAAACAGAAGAAGTAGAAGAAACAATGGTTCAAGAAGTTAAGTTAGATACAAAAACGCAAGTTGCACCAAAGCGTGAAAAAACTGTGCCATTTAATGTGTTAATGCTTAAATCGGACAAAGAGTCTTTGAAAAACAAGGACAAGTCGCTTTCTGTAACAGAGCCAAATTATGAAAATCCTGTAGCACAGGTGATAGAAGCGGAAAAAAAAACGGCAAATTTAGTTGAACAAGTCGAACCTCAATCAGATTTAATAGAATCGGTTGAACCAAAAGCTTATCAATTGCCTTTGCCAGAATACTTAATGGCTCCAGAAAATGACCGGAAAGATGAAGAATGGATGGAAGAACAAGGAGAGCGATTAGTCGAAGCCTTGTCTCACTTCCAAGTTAAAGCAGAGATATTGAGTACAGTGCAAGGACCTGCAGTGACACAGTTTGAACTAAAAGTAGCACAAGGTGTAAAGGTTAGTAAGATACGTAATCTAGCCGATGATTTAAAATTAGCCTTGGCAGCTCGAGACATCCGCATTCAAGCGCCGATTCCTGGAAAGAGCTCTATCGGCATTGAAATTCCAAACCGCACAAGTCGTGCAGTCCGTATTTCTGAAATTATCGATAGTGCAGTTTTCGAAGAGTCGGAATCACCGCTTGAAGCTGCTCTTGGATTAGATCTAACAGGAAAACCTGTTACGCTAGATTTGCGAAAAATGCCACATGGCTTGATTGCAGGTGCGACTGGATCAGGTAAATCAGTTTGCATTAATTCAATCTTAGTCAGCCTATTGTACAAGTCATCACCTAGAGATTTGAAATTATTGTTGATTGATCCGAAAATGGTTGAATTAGCTCCATATAATCACATTCCGCATCTCGTTAGCCCGGTCATTACAGATGTTAAAGCTGCAACAGCTTCATTAAAATGGGCAGTTGAAGAAATGGAACGTCGCTATCAATTATTCGCACATAGCGAAGTCCGCGATATTAGCCGCTACAATAAACGGGTTAAAGAAAAAGGACATCATGCTCAGCATCTTCCATACATTTTAATTGTGATTGATGAGTTAGCTGACTTGATGATGATGTCGCCTTCAGATGTTGAGGATTCAATTTGTCGAATTGCTCAAAAAGCACGTGCTTGCGGAATTCACTTAGTTATCGCAACGCAAAGACCGTCTGTTGATGTTATTACCGGATTGATCAAATCGAATATTCCTACGCGTATTGCGTTCTCAGTATCTTCTCAAGTTGACAGTCGGACAATCCTAGATTCTCAAGGGGCAGAACGATTACTCGGAAAAGGGGATATGTTGTATCTCGGTAATGGCATGTCAGCACCTAGTCGTTTACAAGGAACTTTTGTGACAGATGAAGAAATTGAAAAAGTGATTGAACATGTGAGATTGCAAGGAAAGCCAGAGTACTTTTTTAAAGAAGAAGAACTGATCAAGCGAAGTGAATCACCTGCTGAACAGGATGATTTGTTTGAAGATGCTTGCCGCTTTATCATGAAGCAAGAAAGTGCTTCGACTTCTCTCTTGCAACGCAAATTCCATATTGGGTATAATCGTGCTGCTAGATTAATGGATTTAATCGAACAGCATGGCTTTATCTCTGAACAAAATGGCAGTAAAGCACGCACAGTTTTGATTACAGAGAATGAAATTGAAAGAGTCTTTAGCTAA
- the ytpR gene encoding YtpR family tRNA-binding protein has translation MNIFYNKEGIGDVLLVQLQTETPEKINPEQFGDITLIKDASGTIAGFNVFNASSYAELAEGQQVEVSEKLVTSLQNTLAKNGVDFTLEVDFSAKFVVGFVEAKEKHPNADKLNVCQVVVGDQEKLQIVCGAPNVEQGQKVVVAKVGAVMPSGMVIRDAELRGVASSGMICSAKELALPNAPEEKGILVLSEEAEIGSAFEVKA, from the coding sequence ATGAATATATTTTATAACAAAGAAGGAATTGGCGATGTATTGCTCGTTCAACTACAAACAGAAACTCCAGAAAAAATTAACCCAGAACAATTTGGGGATATTACGTTGATTAAAGACGCATCGGGAACGATTGCAGGATTTAACGTATTCAATGCTTCAAGCTATGCAGAATTAGCTGAAGGACAACAAGTAGAAGTTTCTGAAAAGCTTGTAACCTCTTTGCAAAACACATTAGCTAAAAACGGTGTTGATTTTACGTTAGAAGTCGATTTTTCAGCGAAATTTGTTGTTGGATTTGTGGAAGCAAAAGAAAAGCATCCAAATGCTGACAAATTAAATGTATGCCAAGTCGTTGTAGGAGATCAAGAAAAATTGCAGATCGTTTGCGGTGCTCCAAATGTTGAGCAGGGTCAAAAAGTTGTTGTAGCAAAAGTGGGGGCGGTTATGCCTTCTGGAATGGTTATTCGCGATGCGGAACTTCGGGGAGTGGCATCGTCTGGAATGATTTGTTCAGCAAAAGAGTTGGCTTTGCCAAATGCTCCTGAGGAAAAAGGCATTCTTGTCTTATCTGAAGAAGCAGAAATTGGCTCAGCTTTCGAAGTAAAGGCGTAA
- the murC gene encoding UDP-N-acetylmuramate--L-alanine ligase, producing MTVLHFTGIKGSGMSPLAQIMHDMGKQVQGSDIEQHFFTEDRLRERGITILPFDANNIEKDMTIIAGNAFGDDHPELVEARELGATIIRYHEFLGDLMRQYVSVAITGAHGKTSTTGLMAHVLAGYKPVSYLIGDGTGVGQADSHFFVAEACEYRRHFLAYHPDYAIMTNIDFDHPDYFTGVDDVFKAFEEMAQQVKKCIIACGDDEYLQRIQAPVPVVYYGFGEENDFQARNIVKSVDGTTFDVVIRNEFFHTFKLPMFGDHAILNALAVISLCHYESIPADIIQQQFEDFEGVKRRFTQTAIADRILIDDYAHHPTEIRATLQSARQKYPDRDLIAIFQPHTFTRTQTFLQEFADCLTEADHVYLCDIFGSAREKAGTLKIQDLAEKIEESRILQIEEVASLAEHGNAVYLFMGAGDVTKFQEAFENILNTGETV from the coding sequence ATGACAGTTTTACATTTTACTGGGATCAAAGGTTCCGGTATGAGCCCGCTTGCACAAATCATGCATGACATGGGTAAACAAGTACAAGGCTCAGATATAGAGCAACATTTTTTTACTGAAGACCGATTGCGTGAAAGAGGCATTACAATTTTGCCCTTTGATGCAAACAATATAGAAAAAGATATGACGATCATTGCAGGTAATGCATTTGGAGACGATCATCCAGAATTGGTTGAAGCACGTGAGCTAGGAGCGACTATTATTCGTTATCATGAATTTTTAGGTGATTTAATGAGACAATACGTTTCTGTCGCGATTACAGGCGCACATGGTAAAACTTCAACTACTGGTTTGATGGCTCATGTGTTAGCTGGATACAAGCCAGTCTCATATTTAATCGGAGACGGAACAGGCGTTGGCCAAGCAGACTCGCATTTTTTTGTAGCTGAAGCTTGCGAATACCGTCGTCATTTTTTAGCGTATCACCCTGATTACGCAATCATGACAAATATTGATTTTGATCACCCGGATTATTTTACTGGAGTCGATGATGTCTTTAAAGCTTTTGAAGAAATGGCTCAGCAAGTCAAAAAATGCATCATTGCTTGTGGCGATGATGAATATTTGCAAAGAATTCAAGCACCTGTACCTGTCGTTTATTACGGATTTGGTGAAGAAAACGACTTTCAAGCAAGAAATATTGTGAAATCTGTAGATGGAACTACTTTTGATGTGGTAATTCGCAACGAGTTTTTCCATACATTCAAGCTTCCAATGTTTGGAGATCATGCTATTTTAAATGCATTAGCTGTTATTTCACTTTGCCATTATGAAAGCATTCCAGCAGATATTATTCAACAGCAATTTGAAGATTTTGAAGGCGTAAAACGACGCTTTACACAAACTGCAATTGCTGACCGGATTTTAATTGACGACTATGCACACCATCCGACAGAAATTCGGGCGACTTTGCAATCTGCGCGTCAAAAATATCCTGACCGAGACTTGATTGCTATTTTCCAGCCGCATACATTTACACGAACTCAAACATTTTTACAAGAATTCGCTGATTGTTTGACTGAAGCAGACCATGTTTACCTTTGTGATATTTTCGGTTCTGCACGCGAAAAAGCCGGTACATTAAAAATTCAGGATTTAGCCGAAAAAATTGAAGAGAGCCGTATTTTACAAATAGAAGAAGTAGCTTCTTTAGCAGAGCATGGCAATGCCGTTTATCTGTTCATGGGAGCGGGAGACGTTACAAAATTCCAAGAAGCATTCGAAAATATATTGAATACAGGAGAAACAGTTTAA
- a CDS encoding DUF948 domain-containing protein — MDWQILLYIAAIVAAVGFLILCVALAMTLNSLKNTLKEVSGTVSGLENQLQGVTLETTNLLHKTNELAEDIQVKSEKLNGVVDAVKGVGNSVTDLNSTVRSITSRVGVQVEQNEDKIAQVVQWGNVFMGIREKWNERKIYEARTNATHTPAPEQKKLPHSGQY; from the coding sequence ATGGATTGGCAGATTTTACTTTACATTGCCGCAATCGTAGCCGCAGTTGGATTTTTAATTTTATGCGTAGCGTTGGCAATGACATTAAATTCATTGAAAAACACATTAAAAGAGGTTTCAGGTACCGTATCAGGTCTTGAAAATCAATTGCAGGGGGTAACGTTGGAAACAACGAACTTATTGCATAAAACAAATGAACTTGCTGAAGACATTCAAGTAAAATCAGAAAAATTAAATGGAGTGGTAGATGCAGTAAAAGGTGTCGGCAACTCTGTTACTGATTTAAATTCAACTGTTCGTAGCATTACGTCACGTGTTGGCGTACAAGTAGAACAAAACGAGGATAAGATTGCTCAAGTAGTTCAATGGGGTAACGTCTTTATGGGCATTCGTGAGAAATGGAACGAGCGCAAAATTTATGAAGCTCGTACGAACGCAACTCACACACCTGCTCCAGAACAGAAAAAGTTACCACATAGCGGACAATACTAA
- a CDS encoding DUF1444 family protein — MKSTELFNILRERMPSRQLEWRFDREKDVVNIQHKELGKGMSISLPQVINRYEAKGNSAIQEIVYTITETFEAMERESKGEMKSTDHIYPVIRSTSFPTESNEGHKFITAEHTAETRIYFALDAGTTYRLIDENVVNSLSLTKEQIKEIAKFQVKKLKTAVKEDHVAGNVFYFLNENDGYDASRILNESFLKEMKTKITGDMTVSVPHQDVLIIGDIRNETGYDVLAQMAMHFFTNGKVPITSLSFIYENDELEPIFIMAKNRPNEENDKK; from the coding sequence ATGAAATCTACAGAACTTTTTAATATACTAAGAGAACGTATGCCAAGCCGCCAATTAGAGTGGAGGTTTGACCGAGAGAAAGATGTTGTAAACATTCAGCATAAGGAACTCGGCAAAGGAATGAGCATTTCCTTGCCGCAAGTGATTAATCGCTATGAAGCAAAAGGAAACTCAGCGATTCAAGAAATCGTCTATACGATTACCGAAACTTTTGAAGCTATGGAAAGAGAATCGAAAGGTGAAATGAAGTCGACAGATCATATTTATCCTGTTATTCGATCAACTTCTTTTCCAACAGAATCGAATGAAGGTCATAAGTTTATAACAGCTGAACATACTGCTGAAACACGAATATATTTTGCATTAGATGCTGGCACTACCTATCGCTTAATTGACGAAAATGTGGTAAATTCATTAAGTCTGACTAAAGAGCAAATCAAAGAAATAGCGAAATTTCAAGTAAAAAAATTAAAGACCGCCGTAAAAGAAGATCATGTTGCCGGAAATGTCTTTTATTTTCTAAACGAGAACGATGGTTATGACGCTTCAAGAATTTTGAACGAATCGTTTTTAAAAGAGATGAAAACAAAGATTACAGGTGACATGACCGTATCTGTACCTCATCAAGATGTATTGATCATTGGAGATATCCGAAATGAAACGGGATACGATGTGCTCGCACAAATGGCTATGCATTTCTTTACAAATGGCAAAGTGCCGATCACTTCCTTATCGTTCATTTATGAAAATGACGAACTAGAGCCGATTTTCATTATGGCAAAAAATAGACCTAACGAGGAGAACGATAAAAAATGA
- a CDS encoding PepSY domain-containing protein: MRNRDLLIGFATGIAATYLVTELYSRSEKLYPADDVLKEVKSAFKEEGPIDGSWIFMKTEPYKQHALTTEVYKGGITRHKEDELQQFEFLADAFTGAVIEVKQV; the protein is encoded by the coding sequence GTGAGAAATCGTGATTTACTTATTGGATTTGCTACAGGAATCGCCGCAACATATTTAGTAACAGAATTATATAGTCGCTCAGAAAAACTATATCCAGCAGATGATGTTTTAAAAGAAGTTAAATCTGCATTTAAAGAAGAAGGACCGATTGATGGTTCATGGATTTTCATGAAAACTGAACCTTATAAGCAACACGCATTAACAACTGAAGTTTATAAAGGCGGGATTACACGTCATAAAGAAGACGAACTTCAGCAATTCGAATTTTTAGCTGACGCTTTTACAGGCGCCGTGATTGAAGTTAAACAAGTATAG
- a CDS encoding thioredoxin family protein, which produces MRKLQSTEEFHALTNESATIFMFTAGWCPDCRVIDPILPEVEEKFSAYKFVSVDRDQFIDLCIELDIYGIPSFLAYANGLETGRYVSKDRKTQAEIEAFISNLSQ; this is translated from the coding sequence ATGAGAAAATTACAATCAACTGAGGAATTCCATGCATTAACAAATGAATCTGCTACGATTTTTATGTTCACTGCAGGTTGGTGTCCAGATTGCCGTGTCATTGATCCAATCTTGCCTGAGGTTGAAGAAAAATTCTCAGCCTATAAGTTTGTATCGGTTGATCGTGATCAGTTTATTGATTTGTGCATCGAATTGGATATCTACGGTATTCCAAGTTTTCTAGCTTACGCGAATGGTCTAGAAACAGGTCGTTATGTGAGTAAAGACCGTAAAACACAAGCAGAAATCGAAGCGTTTATTTCGAATTTATCACAATAA
- a CDS encoding DUF84 family protein — translation MKKMRAAIASKNPAKINAVSNVLKTMEWSVDLSAIDADSEVSAQPYSQQETREGAINRAKNALADYDFAIGLEGGVYEMEGTLYLCNWGALATQEGHVFTAAGAQIPLPKEIADGLRKGTELGPIMDEYANESGIRKHKGAIGILTNGLVNRGEMFGHVVKLLIGQYQRHSD, via the coding sequence ATGAAAAAAATGCGTGCTGCAATAGCATCCAAAAATCCAGCGAAAATCAATGCTGTATCAAACGTACTTAAAACTATGGAATGGTCAGTCGATTTATCGGCTATAGATGCTGATTCGGAAGTGTCAGCACAGCCTTATTCGCAACAAGAAACAAGAGAAGGTGCTATAAATCGAGCGAAAAATGCATTAGCAGATTATGATTTTGCAATCGGTTTAGAAGGCGGCGTATATGAAATGGAAGGTACGTTGTACTTATGCAACTGGGGAGCGTTAGCAACACAAGAGGGACACGTATTTACCGCTGCTGGTGCTCAAATTCCACTGCCGAAAGAAATTGCTGATGGTCTTCGGAAAGGAACAGAGCTTGGACCGATTATGGACGAATATGCCAATGAAAGTGGAATTCGCAAACATAAAGGCGCAATCGGTATATTGACGAATGGATTAGTGAACCGAGGAGAAATGTTCGGCCACGTTGTGAAACTACTAATTGGACAATATCAACGACACAGCGATTAA
- the trmB gene encoding tRNA (guanosine(46)-N7)-methyltransferase TrmB: MRSRFKPWASDLIDSHPEIVIPDPEAKKGKWQEVFGNKNPLHIEAGTGKGRFITGMAKANPDINYIGIELFDSVIVTALETVLEEENGIPNLRLLKVNAKKIAEYFEKGEVDRLYLNFSDPWPKTRHAKRRLTHKSFLELYQAVLPEKGEIHFKTDNRKLFEYSLTSISEYGMLLKDVSLDLHENEPEWNIMTEYEEKFSGKGQPIYRLEAQF; the protein is encoded by the coding sequence ATGAGATCACGTTTTAAACCATGGGCATCAGATTTAATCGATTCACATCCGGAGATTGTTATTCCGGACCCAGAAGCAAAAAAAGGCAAATGGCAAGAAGTTTTTGGCAACAAAAACCCGCTGCATATTGAAGCTGGAACAGGTAAAGGGCGCTTTATTACTGGAATGGCCAAAGCCAATCCAGACATCAACTATATTGGTATCGAACTATTTGACAGTGTAATTGTCACGGCTCTTGAAACGGTACTTGAAGAAGAGAATGGCATTCCAAACTTACGCCTTTTAAAAGTGAATGCGAAAAAAATCGCTGAGTATTTCGAAAAAGGGGAAGTTGATAGATTATACTTAAACTTTTCGGATCCATGGCCAAAAACGCGTCATGCTAAGCGCCGTTTGACGCATAAATCATTTTTGGAATTGTATCAAGCTGTTTTACCTGAAAAAGGTGAAATTCATTTTAAAACCGATAACCGGAAACTTTTTGAATATTCGCTTACGAGCATTTCGGAATATGGTATGTTATTAAAGGATGTCTCATTGGATCTTCACGAAAACGAACCTGAATGGAACATCATGACTGAATACGAAGAAAAGTTTTCGGGAAAAGGTCAGCCTATTTACCGATTAGAAGCACAGTTTTAA
- a CDS encoding M42 family metallopeptidase — MNSETREMFKTLTELPGAPGNEHAVRKFMRQELEKYSDRLIQDNLGSVFGVKDGQEDGPRIMVAGHMDEVGFMVTQITDNGMLRFQPLGGWWNQVMLATRVDVITSEKTIPGVIGSIPPHLLSEELRSKPMEIKNMLIDIGADNKDDALALGIRPGQQIIPFSPFTPMANDKKIMAKAWDNRYGCGLAIELLKELKDEKLPNQLFSGATVMEEVGLRGAQTAATMIQPDLFFALDASPANDATGDKNEFGQLGNGTLLRILDRSMVTHRGMREFILDTAETHHIPYQYFVSQGGTDAGRVHTANEGIPSSVIGICSRYIHTSASIIHTDDYAAAKELLTKLVKATDRTTLETIKQNV, encoded by the coding sequence ATGAATTCTGAAACACGTGAAATGTTTAAAACTTTGACAGAGTTACCGGGAGCACCGGGAAATGAACATGCGGTTCGTAAATTTATGCGTCAAGAACTAGAAAAGTATTCAGATCGTTTGATTCAAGATAATTTGGGGAGCGTTTTTGGGGTCAAAGATGGTCAAGAAGATGGCCCACGTATTATGGTAGCAGGACATATGGATGAAGTTGGATTTATGGTTACACAAATTACGGATAACGGCATGTTGCGTTTTCAGCCATTAGGCGGCTGGTGGAACCAAGTGATGTTGGCTACCCGTGTAGACGTTATCACAAGTGAAAAAACGATTCCTGGTGTTATTGGGTCTATTCCACCGCATTTATTAAGCGAAGAATTGCGCAGTAAACCTATGGAAATTAAAAATATGCTGATTGATATTGGAGCAGATAATAAAGACGATGCTCTAGCTCTAGGCATTCGCCCAGGTCAGCAAATTATCCCTTTTAGTCCATTTACACCAATGGCTAATGATAAAAAAATAATGGCAAAAGCTTGGGATAATCGATATGGCTGTGGTTTAGCGATAGAACTGTTAAAAGAGCTGAAAGATGAAAAGTTGCCAAATCAATTGTTTTCTGGAGCAACAGTAATGGAAGAAGTAGGTTTACGCGGTGCACAAACAGCGGCTACCATGATTCAGCCGGATCTATTCTTCGCATTAGATGCAAGTCCAGCAAACGATGCAACAGGTGACAAAAATGAATTTGGTCAGCTAGGGAATGGAACTTTATTGCGCATTTTAGATAGAAGCATGGTGACTCACCGAGGCATGCGTGAATTTATTCTCGACACAGCTGAAACACATCATATCCCTTATCAATATTTTGTTTCACAAGGCGGTACAGATGCAGGTCGCGTACATACAGCTAACGAAGGGATTCCGAGTTCAGTAATTGGAATTTGTTCTCGTTATATTCACACGTCAGCATCCATTATCCATACGGATGATTACGCAGCAGCGAAAGAATTGCTAACGAAATTAGTGAAAGCAACAGATCGCACTACACTAGAAACCATCAAACAAAATGTTTAA